The Coccidioides posadasii str. Silveira chromosome 3, complete sequence genome contains a region encoding:
- a CDS encoding uncharacterized protein (BUSCO:25161at4751~EggNog:ENOG410PISN~COG:P~BUSCO:815at33183) produces the protein MASFQNGYVNGSTVALDNVANAPPANLRFSDIPSAIDIPASSFDTEVEISLEELPEDPTELCTLLDNEQATKNFWVIISLAYAKHNQLDLAIEILNRGIASLSHGASVEKLGLLNWICWLYLLKSRQAPRVAPEGQLLSEARTKDYYLQAATATLNEATRMNPAFPPLFLARGVLSLLRASLQPPAKPIRPGTVDTSERVESLRQALKCFDESSKALGNRNVMAILGRARAQYMLGRYAEALEGYQDVLMKMPNMTDPDPRIGIGCCLWQLDFKDQAKAAWNRALALNPNSKVANILLAAYYLYDSSRHATTDPAFGSLYKLAMTQYTQKAFKLDKEYPLTCTMFGGYFLLRRHFPTVEALARKAIELTDVNAIASDGWYLLARKEHEEGDPSKAQEYYNRSDQARGGSDKGYLPAKFGAVQMQIKAHDKDGAKFRLEKIFQQKKNPEAMTLLGSLYAEEIFEALASGNKEDKSTEIKKAIGLLEAVRASWKDEKKKISPDISVLLYLARLYETSAPEKSMQCLSQIEQIQLAQIPQEDRPDNVEDEETMTNILRERLAPQLLNNMGCFFYQADKIEQARNMFQTALNACVKTQEKDDGTDTDALVTTISYNLGRTYETAGMPEEAEKVYKGLLERHSDYTEANARLTYMALRQSPTDEGPKKMAKLYEAEATNLEVRALFGWYLNKSKRRTANIAEDHEQRHHKHTLQGYDKHDRYSLTAMGNIHLMVARDMRRDGEQDREKRRKVYERAVEFFDKALQLDPKNAYAAQGIAIALVDDRKDYASAVQVFSKVRDSIRDASVYLNLGHVFAELRQFSKSIENYEIALSKDRAKDPQILSCLGRVWFLKGKQERSITSMRTALEYAERARAVAPEQKHLDFNIAFVQNEIAHLASNLPETQKTSQEIEEALSGLDEAVVTFEKIAKAPNPPYPPISLEQRANMIRNTTINQLQRALQSQKEYEEKNAAKLQQAREARDAEQRRREEKRRKAEEAEAERKRQIAEERQQMVEEAQRLAAIRAEEEKAREAAEYTTDSETGDRVKRKKASGGKRKKKGEDGEREPSRKSRAKSAASSRTPATSDAEDQPAPRKRRRLERRATAKSSKYKSSEIVVESESDEETGAPASNGSPPTADERDERMRDTGHLDEDGEDTLVSRRRKKVNLRIEDDEDEDEGEHDDLFDEKPGSEGEEAKAGDDIGVDAEMKDAEDEE, from the exons ATGGCATCTTTTCAAAATGGCTATGTGAACGGCTCTACCGTCGCGCTGGACAATGTAGCTAATGCGCCTCCCGCAAATCTTCGCTTCTCCGATATCCCTTCTGCCATCGATATCCCGGCATCCTCCTTTGACACCGAAGTCGAAATTAGCCTTGAAGAACTCCCCGAAGATCCCACCGAGCTCTGTACTCTCCTTGACAATGAGCAGGCCACAAAGAATTTTTGGGTGATAATCTCTCTTGCTTATGCTAAGCACAATCAACTTGATCTCGCTATCGAGATCCTCAATCGTGGGATTGCGTCTCTATCTCATGGCGCGTCGGTGGAGAAGCTCGGCTTGCTGAACTGGATCTGTTGGTTATACTTGCTCAAGAGCAGGCAGGCTCCGAGAGTCGCTCCGGAAGGACAGTTGCTGTCCGAAGCGAGAACAAAAGATTACTATCTTCAAGCCGCAACCGCTACCCTCAATGAGGCCACTCGGATGAACCCGGCTTTCCCACCGCTCTTCCTCGCGCGCGGTGTCCTTTCTCTCCTCCGTGCATCTTTACAGCCTCCAGCAAAGCCGATCAGACCCGGCACTGTCGACACCTCCGAGAGAGTAGAATCTCTGCGACAAGCGTTGAAATGTTTCGATGAATCCTCCAAGGCTCTCGGGAATAGAAATGTCATGGCTATACTGGGTCGAGCAAGAGCCCAGTACATGTTGGGACGCTACGCTGAAGCTCTGGAAGGGTATCAGGATGTCCTGATGAAAATGCCAAACATGACAGATCCTGATCCGCGAATCGGTATCGGTTGCTGCCTATGGCAGCTTGATTTTAAGGACCAGGCTAAAGCAGCTTGGAACCGCGCCCTTGCTCTG AATCCCAACTCCAAAGTTGCAAACATCCTCCTCGCTGCGTATTACCTTTACGATAGCTCTCGTCACGCAACAACCGATCCTGCCTTTGGGTCCTTATACAAGCTTGCCATGACTCAATACACCCAAAAAGCGTTCAAACTTGATAAGGAATACCCATTGACTTGCACTATGTTCGGCGGCTATTTCCTCCTCCGCAGGCATTTTCCGACGGTTGAGGCACTTGCAAGGAAAGCCATTGAGCTCACTGATGTCAATGCCATTGCTAGTGATGGTTGGTATTTGCTCGCACGTAAAGAACATGAAGAGGGCGATCCGTCGAAGGCGCAGGAATACTACAATCGATCCGACCAGGCAAGAGGCGGTTCGGATAAAGGATATCTCCCCGCTAAGTTCGGAGCTGTGCAGATGCAGATCAAGGCACATGACAAAGATGGGGCAAAATTTCGGCTTGAAAAGATATTCCAGCAGAAGAAAAACCCGGAAGCGATGACGCTGCTAGGCTCTCTTTATGCTGAAGAAATATTTGAAGCCCTGGCTAGCggtaataaagaagataaatcCACCGAAATTAAGAAGGCCATTGGTCTCCTTGAAGCTGTACGCGCCTCGTGGAAggatgagaagaagaaaatatctcCAGATATATCCGTACTGCTCTACCTTGCTCGCTTGTATGAGACCAGCGCTCCGGAGAAGAGCATGCAATGCCTTTCTCAGATTGAACAGATACAACTTGCCCAAATTCCACAAGAGGATAGACCGGATAAtgttgaagatgaagaaacgATGACCAACATCCTCCGAGAACGTTTGGCTCCTCAGCTACTCAACAACATGGGCTGCTTCTTCTATCAGGCCGATAAAATTGAACAAGCTCGAAATATGTTCCAAACCGCTCTCAACGCCTGTGTGAAAACACAGGAGAAAGATGATGGAACCGATACGGATGCGCTTGTTACAACGATCAGTTACAATCTCGGGCGTACGTACGAAACTGCGGGAATGCCAGAAGAAGCCGAGAAAGTATACAAAGGACTTTTGGAAAGGCATAGTGACTACACCGAAGCTAATGCCCGTCTCACGTATATGGCACTCCGTCAGAGCCCAACTGATGAAGGGCCAAAGAAGATGGCAAAGCTGTACGAAGCAGAAGCTACCAACTTGGAAGTCCGCGCCCTTTTTGGATGGTATCTCAATAAATCAAAACGTCGAACTGCCAATATCGCGGAAGATCATGAGCAGCGACATCATAAACATACTCTTCAAGGTTATGACAAACACGATCGATACTCCTTGACCGCTATGGGTAACATACACCTAATGGTGGCTCGAGACATGAGACGGGATGGAGAGCAAGATCGAGAAAAGCGTAGGAAGGTATACGAACGAGCCGTTGAATTTTTCGATAAAGCCCTTCAACTAGACCCGAAGAATGCATATGCCGCCCAAGGAATTGCAATTGCATTGGTTGATGACAGAAAAGATTATGCATCAGCGGTTCAAGTATTTTCTAAAGTTCGAGATTCTATACGGGACGCAAGTGTTTACCTGAACTTGGGACACGTCTTTGCAGAACTAAGGCAATTCTCCAAGTCTATTGAAAAC TATGAGATTGCTCTCTCAAAAGATAGGGCCAAGGACCCACAGATTCTCTCTTGCCTTGGCCGCGTATGGTTCCTGAAAGGCAAACAAGAGCGAAGCATCACTTCGATGAGGACCGCTTTGGAGTATGCGGAACGTGCTCGCGCCGTGGCCCCCGAACAGAAGCATCTTGACTTCAACATTGCTTTCGTCCAAAACGAAATTGCTCATCTCGCCTCGAATCTTCCAGAGACGCAAAAGACGTCCCAGGAGATCGAAGAAGCCCTGAGCGGACTTGACGAAGCCGTGGTGACATTTGAAAAAATTGCAAAAGCACCGAATCCACCTTATCCGCCTATCTCACTTGAACAGCGAGCGAACATGATCAGAAACACAACAATCAATCAACTTCAGCGTGCTTTACAAAGCCAGAAAGAGTATGAAGAAAAGAATGCCGCCAAGTTGCAACAAGCTCGGGAGGCCCGTGACGCTGAACAGAGACGACGAGAAGAAAAACGGCGTAAGGCCGAGGAGGCCGAAGCAGAAAGGAAGCGCCAGATTGCGGAAGAGAGACAGCAGATGGTCGAAGAGGCCCAGCGGCTTGCTGCTATTCGggctgaagaagagaaggcAAGAGAAGCTGCTGAGTACACTACTGACTCCGAGACGGGAGACAGGGTTAAAAGGAAGAAGGCTTCTGGTGGCAAgcgaaaaaagaaaggagaagatggagaacGAGAACCGTCGAGGAAGTCCAGAGCTAAGAGCGCAGCTAGCTCACGCACACCTGCCACTTCCGATGCCGAAGACCAGCCCGCTCCAAGAAAGCGAAGACGTTTGGAAAGAAGAGCGACGGCCAAGTCAAGTAAATACAAGAGCAGCGAGATTGTTGTTGAGTCTGAAAGCGACGAAGAGACAGGCGCTCCAGCTAGCAACGGTAGCCCGCCAACTGCAGACGAACGAGATGAGAGGATGCGTGACACCGGCCACCTCGATGAAGACGGCGAAGATACCCTGGTGTCGCGTCGGCGTAAGAAGGTCAATTTACGGATagaagatgatgaggatgaggacgagGGAGAGCACGA
- a CDS encoding uncharacterized protein (EggNog:ENOG410PIC2~COG:I~TransMembrane:5 (i49-74o80-99i147-167o173-194i403-421o)~BUSCO:6521at33183): MSSNGPIQRKPPAPELASDSTSYRGDTGRHKYARPEGNYGLFLQIVRSLLIVTWFNCCCISIVATQAIGLPLYLVNERWFYSYMAMTKRFFGITITALTQWSSPTPVRISGDSSMQGQFSLLNDGTVVTKFPERLVLIANHQVYTDWLYLWWVSYTSNMHGYIYIILKESLKYIPFIGQGMMLYGFIFMARKWIEDKPRLQHRLQKLKTSHGKSPDGLPVFDPMWLLIYPEGTNLSRNTKRRSDAYCEKQGIAPRKHTLLPRSTGLFFCLQKLRGTVDYVYDCTVGYEGPPKGSYAESYFTLRSTYLRGRPPKAVNFYWRRFAILDIPLNDQKEFEDWIYKRWGEKDQLLERFAETGRFPPFEPGTTSSTGFKEERNQATGSANDGYIESEIRLRHWSEAGRVFTILITLGLVLKFLPQIWN; encoded by the exons ATGTCGTCCAACGGTCCGATACAACGCAAGCCGCCAGCACCAGAGCTGGCGTCTGACTCGACATCATACCGAGGAGACACAGGTCGACACAAATACGCCCGTCCCGAAGGGAATTATGGGTTGTTTCTCCAGATAGTTCGCAGCTTGCTGATCGTAACATGGTTCAATTGCTGCTGCATTTCTATCGTTGCAACTCAAGCTATAGGTCTGCCACTTTACCTCGTCAACGAGCGGTGGTTTTATTCGTACATGGCGATGACGAAGCGATTCTTTGGCATCACAATTACCGCACTCACACAATGGTCGAGTCCAACGCCAGTTCGAATCAGTGGGGATAGCAGCATGCAAGGCCAATTCAGCCTCCTAAATGATGGAACGGTTGTAACAAAATTCCCGGAGCGACTTGTCTTGATCGCGAACCATCAAGTCTACACAGACTGGCTTTACCTGTGGTGGGTATCATACACGAGCAATATGCAcggatatatatatattatcttgaaagAATCTCTCAAATATATCCCCTTTATCGGACAGGGAATGATGCTGTACGGTTTCATTTTCATGGCACGCAAATGGATTGAGGATAAGCCACGATTGCAGCATCGCTTGCAGAAATTGAAAACCAGCCATGGAAAGTCTCCCGATGGCTTACCGGTCTTCGACCCCATGTGGCTGCTTATCTACCCCGAAGGCACGAACCTATCTCGAAACACCAAAAGACGAAGCGATGCATATTGCGAGAAGCAAGGAATTGCTCCGCGTAAACACACGCTGCTCCCCCGTTCCACTGGGTTGTTCTTTTGTCTCCAGAAGCTCAGAGGAACTGTCGATTATGTGTACGACTGCACGGTTGGTTACGAGGGTCCACC GAAAGGCAGCTATGCAGAATCCTACTTCACTCTTCGTTCCACGTATCTGCGGGGGCGACCTCCGAAGGCTGTGAATTTCTATTGGCGGCGTTTTGCTATTCTAGATATTCCACTCAACGACCAGAAGGAGTTCGAGGATTGGATTTATAAGAGATGGGGAGAGAAGGATCAGCTACTTGAACGGTTTGCCGAAACCGGCCGATTCCCGCCATTCGAACCCGGAACCACCTCCAGTACAGGATTTaaagaggagaggaaccaGGCGACAGGCAGTGCTAATGATGGCTATATCGAAAGCGAAATCAGGCTCAGACATTGGAGTGAAGCCGGCAGAGTCTTTACAATTCTTATCACATTGGGCTTAGTTCTTAAGTTCCTTCCACAAATTTGGAATTAG